In a genomic window of Chitinophagales bacterium:
- a CDS encoding flavodoxin reductase produces MNTSIVQVKEAHFVNSNVKRFIIEKPKGYQFVPGQAAEIALNEDGWSNEFRPFTFTSLNSWEHLELLVKIYPERKGVTAQLAKTNAGASFILGEPFGAIEYKGPGVFIAGGSGITPFISIFRELKKQNRLLNNKLIYSSYTSADVIAGAELHDMLKENYINHYTKEGVIGFVEKRLNKSSLIEYIKDFGQRFYVCGSQNFVHDISATLLQLGASADGLVIEK; encoded by the coding sequence ATGAATACTTCAATTGTTCAAGTTAAAGAAGCACACTTTGTAAATAGCAATGTAAAGCGGTTTATTATAGAGAAACCAAAAGGATACCAATTTGTGCCCGGTCAGGCAGCAGAAATTGCACTAAACGAAGATGGCTGGAGCAATGAATTTAGACCTTTCACTTTTACCAGTTTAAATTCTTGGGAGCATTTAGAATTACTCGTAAAAATTTATCCGGAAAGAAAAGGTGTAACTGCACAATTGGCAAAAACCAATGCTGGTGCTTCGTTTATTCTTGGTGAACCATTTGGCGCAATTGAATATAAAGGGCCGGGCGTGTTTATTGCAGGCGGTTCCGGTATTACACCTTTTATTTCAATTTTTCGCGAATTGAAAAAACAAAACAGACTTTTAAACAATAAACTGATATACTCCAGTTATACTTCTGCCGATGTAATTGCAGGAGCAGAGCTGCACGATATGCTAAAAGAAAATTACATAAACCACTATACCAAAGAAGGCGTAATTGGTTTTGTAGAAAAGCGCTTAAATAAAAGTTCGTTGATAGAGTATATTAAAGATTTTGGACAACGTTTTTATGTGTGCGGTTCTCAAAATTTTGTGCACGATATTTCTGCAACACTACTACAATTAGGAGCTTCTGCCGATGGATTGGTAATAGAAAAGTAA
- a CDS encoding YjjG family noncanonical pyrimidine nucleotidase → MKPYKHIFFDLDHTLWDFETNSKSTLLEIFETCALRQKGIFNFDQFYQTYQPINDQYWYLYHNHKVTKEELRLGRFRETLSRFNIEDESLVAHIADMYVTQSPHRQALFPHAHEMLTYLSSRYQLHIITNGFKEVQQQKILHSGLQPYFTHTVVSEEVGFQKPSVAIFEHTVKITASQKHECLMVGDNIQTDIDGAMNAGIDAVLFNPKRKWHKAKPTFEVHCLSELSSLL, encoded by the coding sequence ATGAAGCCGTATAAACATATTTTTTTCGATTTAGATCATACACTTTGGGATTTTGAAACCAATTCTAAAAGTACATTGCTGGAGATATTCGAAACATGTGCATTAAGGCAAAAAGGCATTTTTAATTTCGATCAGTTTTATCAAACCTATCAACCCATCAACGATCAATATTGGTATTTGTATCATAATCATAAAGTAACTAAAGAGGAATTGCGATTAGGGCGCTTTCGCGAAACACTTTCGCGCTTTAATATAGAAGATGAATCGTTGGTGGCGCACATTGCAGATATGTATGTTACACAAAGCCCGCACAGGCAAGCATTGTTTCCTCATGCACACGAAATGCTCACATATCTTTCGAGCCGTTATCAATTGCATATTATTACCAATGGTTTTAAAGAAGTGCAGCAGCAAAAAATACTGCATTCCGGTTTGCAACCATATTTTACACATACAGTAGTATCAGAAGAAGTGGGATTCCAAAAGCCCAGTGTAGCTATTTTTGAGCACACGGTTAAAATTACTGCTTCGCAAAAACACGAATGCCTTATGGTGGGCGATAACATACAAACCGATATAGATGGCGCCATGAATGCAGGTATTGATGCTGTTTTGTTTAACCCAAAGCGCAAATGGCATAAGGCAAAACCCACCTTCGAAGTGCATTGCTTAAGCGAGCTTTCTTCTTTGTTGTAA
- a CDS encoding sodium:solute symporter codes for MHLLDWIVLVTTLLAIIVYGMYKSSGSKNISDYFLGSKEMPWYFVMFSVISTQASAITFISAPGQAFTDGMRFVQFYFGMPIAMLVVSFVFMPMFRKANVFTAYQFLEKRFDVKTRAFTALLFLLQRGLSAGLTIYAPALILSSVLGWNIWIANLVMGGLVIVYTVSGGTKAVSYTQFQQMLVITIGMFIAGFMVVKLLPDGVGFFDAVKIADAVGNMNTITTNFNMNDKYNVWSGLIGGFFLSLAYFGTDQSQVGRYLTGKSESETRKGLLTTALVKIPMQYSILLIGALLVAFYHFHNAPIFFNETALQKARVNASQEFNELEKKYTVIQEEKRNTAFAYIQSNNPQEQTQLKNSLQELKTTEQKLRSETKALITQTNPSSDTNDTNYIFLNFVLHYLPAGLIGLLIAVIFCASWSSTASELNALASTSVIDLYKRLLVTDRNEQHYVFVSKLLTVFWGIIAILVAQFASALGSMIEAVNVLGSLFYGTTLGVFVVAFFVKYIKGTAVFFAAIVAEITVIILYQNETTAFLWLNMIGCLLVVLLGMVFQFVLNKQTPPSTLKNSA; via the coding sequence ATGCACTTATTAGATTGGATTGTTTTAGTAACCACACTCCTTGCCATTATTGTATATGGCATGTATAAAAGCAGTGGCAGTAAAAATATAAGCGACTACTTTTTAGGTAGCAAAGAAATGCCATGGTACTTTGTAATGTTTTCGGTTATTAGCACACAGGCAAGTGCCATTACTTTTATTTCTGCACCAGGGCAAGCTTTTACCGATGGCATGCGGTTTGTACAATTTTACTTTGGAATGCCCATTGCCATGTTGGTTGTAAGTTTCGTGTTTATGCCCATGTTTCGCAAAGCAAATGTTTTTACCGCATATCAGTTTTTAGAAAAAAGGTTCGATGTGAAAACAAGAGCATTCACGGCACTATTGTTTTTATTGCAAAGAGGTCTTTCTGCCGGCTTAACCATTTATGCACCTGCGCTTATCTTAAGTTCTGTTTTGGGTTGGAATATTTGGATAGCCAATTTGGTAATGGGCGGCTTAGTTATTGTGTACACCGTAAGTGGAGGCACCAAAGCCGTTTCGTACACACAGTTTCAGCAAATGCTGGTAATTACTATCGGCATGTTTATTGCTGGTTTTATGGTAGTGAAACTATTGCCCGATGGAGTTGGATTCTTTGATGCCGTAAAAATTGCCGATGCCGTAGGAAATATGAATACCATCACTACCAACTTCAACATGAACGACAAATACAATGTGTGGAGTGGCTTAATTGGCGGCTTCTTTTTATCGCTTGCATATTTCGGCACCGACCAAAGCCAAGTTGGAAGATACCTAACGGGCAAAAGCGAAAGCGAAACACGAAAAGGACTGCTTACTACTGCTTTGGTAAAGATACCTATGCAGTATTCTATTCTGCTTATTGGCGCTTTGTTGGTTGCGTTTTACCACTTCCATAATGCTCCTATTTTTTTTAACGAAACTGCATTGCAAAAAGCAAGGGTTAATGCTTCGCAAGAATTTAATGAATTAGAAAAAAAATACACCGTAATACAAGAAGAAAAAAGAAATACTGCTTTTGCCTATATACAAAGCAATAACCCTCAAGAGCAAACTCAATTAAAAAATTCCCTCCAAGAATTAAAAACAACAGAACAAAAACTCAGAAGCGAAACAAAAGCACTTATTACACAAACAAACCCTTCCAGCGATACTAACGACACCAATTACATATTCCTAAACTTTGTACTCCACTATCTTCCTGCGGGTTTAATTGGCTTGCTCATTGCAGTTATATTTTGTGCATCGTGGAGCAGCACAGCTTCTGAACTAAACGCCTTAGCTTCTACATCCGTAATAGATTTATACAAAAGATTATTAGTAACCGACCGAAACGAGCAGCATTATGTTTTTGTTTCAAAATTACTCACCGTTTTTTGGGGAATCATTGCCATTTTGGTTGCCCAATTTGCCAGTGCACTTGGCAGTATGATTGAAGCTGTAAATGTGCTGGGATCACTGTTTTACGGAACCACATTAGGCGTTTTTGTAGTGGCATTTTTTGTAAAATATATAAAAGGAACTGCCGTATTCTTTGCTGCCATTGTTGCAGAAATTACTGTAATAATTTTGTACCAAAATGAAACTACCGCATTCTTATGGCTCAATATGATTGGATGCTTGCTGGTAGTGTTACTTGGCATGGTATTTCAGTTTGTTTTAAACAAACAAACACCTCCATCTACCTTAAAAAATAGCGCGTAA